Genomic DNA from Trypanosoma brucei brucei TREU927 chromosome 9, whole genome shotgun sequence:
AACACCACTAATGATATATTCATGACAGTTAATAGTTGGAAATAGAAAATGCAATGGCATATGACTTACACTCAGTGCATTGATAATTCCAATAACTCTACATTTCATACGGCACCTCATACCACTCCTTCAAATGAATACAAACATCTCCCATGTTCGGGTTAAAATGTAACGCAATACGCTAAGGGGGATTACCTTCATTTGTGAAACTAATAATATCATCACACCATCATATTACTGAAATGaaactatttttttgtaCAAAACATCCTCAACGACAAAACGAATTATATAGTGCAACACTATTGTTAGtcagcacacacatacacaacacacaagtaacaacataaatatattccttccttttgtctAACACACtaataagaagaaaaatatgagAAATAGTGAATTTGACAAGAgaacatgtatatatacatttatttatttatttattcatataCAGGTGATGAAGGGATTGACACAGTAACCCTCAGTATAATAACACAGCAACACGAAAGTAACATCGTATCGCCATATTCCCTTACGATCAATattaacaaaaacatattataaaacaaacacatggaGGCCGTAACACCTGCCTGATTTATCCAAATACAACATATCAACACATAATACGCTACGTCTGCAcgatatatacatatacatatactcgaacaaagaaaaaattgacaCTTCACATAACTACTGATATGCGAATCATCACTTACCGTCCGTACCATgttacagaaaagaaaaaggttattaatcaaaaaataaaaagaaaggatatATAAAGTGATTACAAAGCTGACAATATAGAATATATGCACAAGAAGGATCTACACACTTCACAATAATGCACaacataaacacatacacaacgCATATAAGCATACAgctaagggggaaaaacataTAAGGATACAAACTCCATATAATTAGAGAAAGGTAGCAGAGAGAAAGCCTTAACACATAACTCAAGTATATTATATATGAAAGTTCAGCAGGTAAGTATTATTAATGAGAGAATAAGAAATGGAAGTGTATAGAGCAATACAAGGTAATATATATTCAAAATTAATGGAAATGAAACCAAATACTACTCATTAAGTGGTTCAAcaattttcaaaataaatagtTGATTATTTCAAGAGAGTAACTGTAGTTGCTTCATGCAAACAGAAACATTTCACAAAGATTATAAAAACattaaatacaaaaatattacGGTACAAAGGAAGGTACTTAAAGACATTGCGAAGAAATACAGTAGCAGAAAAAGACAATGTGACAATAGGGAAACATGACACACAACAGCACATCACTGCACACACCTCCATAAATTCTCATGCACAtcattaaacaaaaagtatACACTCACTCATCAGCTGCTGGAGTTTCCTGCTGATGGCTGGTAATGCTTAAATGCTCCTCACCATTTGATGGTACCGCTGCCACTTCTGCTGCCTCCACATTAGATACGGGTGAGGTAACCTTTTCACGGAGAGACATTACAGTAATATACTTCTCATGACCTGCAAAACAGCAAAAGTATAAAAGAATAAGCAATACAGCAAGAAGAATAAATATtataacaacagcagcaccggCACCACCGCCACTTCCCTCACCATCGGAAGCTGTAGATGGCACAGTCTTATCTGATGCTTCATTACTTCCATTAGATATTTCATCAGCTATTGTATTTTCATCAGCTGTTGCATTTTCATCAgctgttgtattttcatcagctgttgtattttcatcagctgttgtattttcatcagctgttgtattttcatcaactgttgtattttcatcAACTGTTGCATTTTCATCAActgttgtattttcatcagctgttgtattttcatcaactgttgtattttcatcaactgttgtattttcatcAGCTGTTGTATTTTCGCTGTGAGGGGAAGCAGGTGGAAGCGGAGTTGGTACTGCAGAGGCTTCACAGAGAACCATGAAAAAGCGTGTACTTCTACCCCTAGTGTTCGTAAACATAGATATATTTCCAaagtcgtcatcatcatcaaaccATGTGAAGCGACCAGAGGAATCCAGTTTAGCAATTACGTTTAATCTCCCGTACGCAGGATAATTTTCGAAAAAGGATGGGTAGTCATTCATACTACCAGCTCCTGTTACTTCATAGTAAGACCCACGCCAGAATGCAACACCATTATCGTCAGGAGTTGCCGGAGCAAACAATCCTGTGTTCCATCGATAGACACAATTTAATGATGAAGCGAGGTCACCTACTTTGCATCTGTCCTTTTCCTCATGTACTGAACTCGCACTGTACTTGGCATCACCACCAAGGTAAGCATATAAATACCCCAATTCATTTTTCGGTTTTAATAGTTTATATATTAAACTGTTTGTGGCCTCAGAGTGGTCAGTAGCGAGGTTCATACCTTCAGCACGGCACACACGCTCAGAATTAACGTAATCCACATTATATACACCATTATTTTTAAACACTTCATGAGGATATATGGCGTAACTCTTAGCTGCTGTAGTCACGGGACCCCCTCCAGAGCTGGCAGCCTGCAGTGGACGTAAAATACATTGCAATAACATCAGTATACCACACAGAGTTGTAATCCGAGAGAAGTTTGATGGCACCATGCGGATTTCCATGTTTACTGTTAAACTTGCTTGCTTATGAGTCTGTAGTTAATGTTGGGAAATCAAACAGATATGAAAGGGTTAGTTAAAGGGGAAAGTCAAGGGACcgggaagtgaagaaagtAGTAATGGTTGTACAATCATAAAAGTGGTGCGCACACACATTGCGAAAACTCAACATGAAAATAGTTCATCACTCATATTAGAAACTAGTAATTGGGAAGCAAATAACTGTCGTGGTGATAAATAAACTATCATTAAAAATACATGTTGCAGGTTGTGAGTAGTAAATTAAataatgtgtgtttgtgggaATTGGCCTTCTTGCCAGGACGATAGAATACCACTCTTTCAGGCGAAGTTTGCAAGTACTGACTGTGACGGTTGTCATTCTTTtatcctattttttttcctgctgcaaatgttggtgttttttttttcgcagaGGGGGCATGATTGCTGGTAAATGGATCAAGTGGTGAGCGGGGCAACCTGTTTTAACGTTGCATTCTATGACATCTTGGTTGTAGTGCATTACTGTCTTTGTGTGTAGGCGTCCCTTGTCAATGTGTAACCGAAAATAGTGTAATTTCATCGATATGGCACATGTAAGAAAGCGGTGTGTGCAAAACATCTGCGACGAAGATTCTGTACCAGTTCATTcctctgttttgtttatatagCGTCTTGTACGGCAGAGGTTAAAAGTGATACGGAGAGTCATGTACATGTGGCAGCATACGTACATTAGAGGCTATACTCCCGTCCTTTAGAACCTTGCCAATAAGGTGCTCACTGCGCAAGTCGCTATACAACGGCTCATGATAATCGTGTCGCCGTGTTAAACCTTTCTGAGATTTACCggctttttatttcttaagCCGCGAGCGGCTCCGTGTCAGTCCGCCTCTATCCAACATGTATACAAATACATGAATGAAAGATCGACCCCCCTTCCAATACCGCGCCGCCCCACAACCTTTGGTGGAAGGAAGCGGGAAAGAAACGATTGGAATGTGTGGCGCTAAACGCACTAAAGACACCCGGGAAGGAACTTACCCTGCACTCCCCCTCATTTACACCATGCGAAAGGGGGATAAAAAAGGACTGAGTAGTTTCTCGGGCAGCCAACAGTGTTGGAAAATTTATGAACACCAGCAGTCACTTATGGCgagccgctgctgccgccacAACTTCCACGGTGCAGAAGTTGCATTATTCGTATTCATCTGTCCTTAACAAAACATACTTCACTTCCACTTCCTTTCatcaaaaaaatgacaatgacagaaaggaaggaaagaaatggcTACCGCTGCCTTTGCGGGATAGAGAGACGTTCGAAGCGCTGCACAGAGAGCACCTCTGAACCTTATCACGAGGGTACAAAAAATGGATATTATTCATGCATCAAAGAGGGGCTCCTCACCAACACTCCCGGTCCTGATGGTTTATTTTTCAACTTAGAACTTAAACGCTTAACGAGAAccttaaaattaaaaaatttaaaaactgtagagaaaaataaagaagggatACCAAGACCAAAACCTTTGTCCCTCACCCATGCGTCACTCCCGCAGGTAAACAACGCAAAGTTTGAGCAGGCCTCACTCTGAAATGCCACCAACACCACATCTgtcaagagggggaaaaggtagcagtagaagtaaaaaagtggGACCATCTAaaggaatggaaaaaaacaactacaTTAATGCCCCCGTTCACCCATTTGGGCCCAGTACACCTGTTATCTCCCATTGTATCCTTCCGCTGCAAATGTTTCCACGTCCAACTGCCACCGCGACGCACGCCCAATTTCGCGATGTGCGTGCGCTCCCCCACTTATCCACAAGCGAGACGCTCGCCGTCATTTCCCCAACTGATCTGTAAtaccatttaaaaaaaattggaaaTGAAAGATAGTAACCAGCTCTTGACTTAGAGAGCTACCTCACCGAGATGTCATCATGTACATGTACTCCAAGGCACACCCTTCCCATTGCAGCGGGTATCAGGAACCCATCGCATACAGGACATCTTGGCCCGTAATGGATGAAAGATGTCCACACAACCTCCGCGCCTGCTCCACAACGACGTCGTCGCGGTCCTCTGTAAGCTCCGCAACGGAAGGAAGCATTTCAGCCATGAGCCGCGCAGCCAATTCACCTCCACCGTCCTCGTAAATGCGATCAAGACACAACAGCGCCACACGCCGTACATGACGACTCGGGTGACGAAGCGAACGCAGCACTTCACGCTGAGTGTCGCTCTGCTGCTTGGAAGATGTCAATGAGAGGAACAGCGCACGGACAGCAGGGATGACACATTGCTCCGCGCGAAAGGCGTAGTCATGTGTGCTGTCGGCAAGGTACACGAGATTTGTGAGTTGCCGAACGACTGCAGGCATTACGGCGCTGAACACCTCGTGTGTTGCAAGGTAATTGTCCACCGGAATGCTATGATCATGGTGCGGTGGTGCTGTTTGGGCGGAAGCTATGATCCTGATGCTGTTGAGCGCACCTTCAAGCGTACGCGCTATGAGATCTGCCGCATGGCGCGCAGCATGTGTTGTAGATGAGCAGTAGCTCGCAAGGGTACCGACGATGTACGGCAGAAGAACAGGA
This window encodes:
- a CDS encoding hypothetical protein, unlikely (GPI-Anchor Signal predicted for Tb09.160.1510 by DGPI v2.04, no cleavage site predicted) encodes the protein MEVCAVMCCCVSCFPIVTLSFSATVFLRNVFKYLPLYRNIFVFNVFIIFVKCFCLHEATTVTLLK